The Sandaracinus amylolyticus genomic interval CGATCGCCGAGGCGCCGCGCGGCGATGCGGTGGAGATCCTGATCCGCGAGGGCCTCTTGCGCGCGGGCTACGAGATGGTCGTGCAGCCGCTCGGCGGGCGCGGCATCGACGTCGGCGAGCCGGTGCTCGACTTCCTCGATCGCATCGGCGAGGACTACTGCGCGGAGTGGGGCCGCGTGCTCGGCGGCGGGCTGCTCACGCGCGAGCTCGACGCGAACGGGCTCGCCGAGCTCGCGGCGCGCGTGGTGCTCGAGGCGGCGGACGCGGACGTCTCGGTGATCAACCTCGGCGCGATCGACGAGCGCTGGAGGACGGCGCGCGAGGACGCGCTGACGGCGAGCGATCTCTACATCGCGCTCGAGTACGACGAGCCGCTGGTGGTCGCGGACGTGCCCGCGTCGTGGGTGGTGGAGCTCGCGCGGAGGAGCGCGGACCAGCACCTCGTGACGCCGGGCCTCGAGCGCGACGGAGACGGTGCGCGCGTGCTCGGGAGACCCGTCAACGCGCGCGCGACGTATCGCGTGGTGACGCTGCGCTTCCTCGCGAGCGGAGGCGACGGCGCGCTGCCCGCGCTGCCCGAGGGCACCACGTGGAGCCCGCTCGACGTCGGCACGCTGCGCTCGGTGGTGCTCGAGCGGCTGCAGCGCGGGAGCGAGCTCGACGCGCGCGAGGCGCTCGAGGATCCCGCGGTGACGCCCGAGTGGATCGTGAGCGCGAACGCCGATGGATCGTTCTCGGGCTCGTCGATCGACAACCCACGACGCCCGGACGGCACGCCGCTCTACGACTCGGCGCTGCTCAACCGCGGCGACACGATCGCGCTCGGGCTGGAGATCAACCTGCGCGCGGACGCGACGGCGCCCGATTGGTCGTGGGAGAACAGCGGCCTCTTGCGCTATCGCGCGCAGTGGACGCCGAGCATGACGCCCGGCGTCGCGGGCGCGTTCGCGGAGGCGGTCGATCAGATCCAGCTGCGATCGCTGGGCGCGTGGCGCGGGCTGCGCGTGGATCCGGCGCACTGGTACGTGCCCGACGCGTACGCCGAGATCTTCCTCGAGAGCGAGCTCAGCGAGCCGCCGGGGCGCGGATGGCACTGGATGCTCTTCCGCCCGACGATCGGCGCGCGGTTTCCGCTGACGAGCGAGCTCGACGTGAAGCTCTCGACCGGTCTCCAGGCGCAGCTGCTCGATCCGAACGGCGAGGCCGAGTGGGGTGTCGGTGCGGTGGTGCAGCTGCGCCCGTGGGACATCGCGCGCATCGAGCAGCGACACGTGACGCTGCAGGGGCTGCTCGACTGGTTCGTGGTGGACCTCGGCGATCAGAACCGGTGGCAGCTGCGCGGATCGTTCGACGCGATGTTCGACCTCGCGGGGCCGCTCGCGCTGACGCTCGGCGTGCGGCTCTACATGCAGCAGGAGCGCGCGGATCAGCTCGGCGTCGCGCTCGATGCGACGGCGGGGCTGCGGCTCGGCTGGCTGGGACGCGCAGTCGGTCCCGAGCTGTAGTCGAGCTGGGGTCGATCGGGACCAGCGGAGCGCGGGGTGCTCGGGAGCGGCGCTCGCTCCGTGTTTCGCCCCGCTTTCCGCGGTGTTCTGCGCGGCGCGGACGTTGCTGTTCGCCTTCGTGTGCGGACGTCGATGGTGCCGTGGGTCGCGCTCGCGCTGGCCGGGTGTGAGGGAGTGCTCGGCGGGCCGGAGCACGATCCGACGGACCCACCCGCGTTCGTCGCGCCGCTCGAGTCGGTGACGCTGTTGCCGTTCGACGTGAGGCTCCAGCGCGTCGCGGACGCGGTCGGCGTGAGCACCGACGATCCGATCCTCGCGGACCTGCGCGCGGCGCGCCTCGAGCTGGGCGATCACGACTACGGCGCGGGCGTCGCGCCCGATCTCGCGTGGTCGGCGCGCCGCATGACGTCGTGGGCGCGTGCGCTGCGCCCGGTGTGCGCGTCGGAGGCGATGCGCGCGCGGTATCCGGCGCTGCGCGATGCGCTCGAGGAGCTCGCGATCGCGGCGTACGGGCGGCGCGCGACCCCCGAGGACTACGACGCGTACGACGCGGCGCTCGCCGAGGTGCCGCTCGTCGGCGACGCGCAGTACCGCGCGATGTGCATCGCGCTCCTCAGCAGCACGGAGCTCGTGGCGCGATGAGAGCGATGATCGTGCTCGCGGTGCTGGCGCTCGGGTGCGCGGCGGGCGAGCTCGATCGCGCGCGGTTCGAGGTCGATGGAGGCGCGGGCGATGGGAGCATCGTGGCCGCGCTCGAGAGCGAGGCCGCGCTGGCGCGACGGCGCGACGCGATCGCGCCCGAGGACGCGGAGCGCTACGCGCGACGGCTCGCTCCGATGCTGGTGCGTCGCTCGCTGCGCGAGAGCGAGATCGAGCAGCTCGAGCGCGGCGGGCTCGCGCTCGCGACGGTGCTCGACGCGTGGACGTCCGAGCCGGGCCTCGAGCGCGCGGCGCGCGACATGATCTCGACGCTGCTCGGCACGAGCGGGCATCGCGACGGGATCGATCTGGACCTGCCGGGAAACCTCGCGGCGCACCTGGTGCGCGCGGACGCACCGTGGTCCGGGATCCTCACGAGCGATCACTGCGTCGACGCGAGCGGCGCGGCGAGCGCGTGCGACACCGGCGCGCCCTACGCGGCGGGCGTGATCACGACGCGCGCGTTCCTCGCGGGCAACCACAGCCGCTACAACCTCCGCCGCGCGCGCACGCTGATGCGGCGCTTCGCGTGCGTCGACTATCCGATCGCCGACGACGTGCAGCCGCGCCTCGAGCGCGCGCTGCTGATCCCGATGTTCCGCGCGACGAGCGCCGACGATCAGACCGAGGACGCGGCGCGCGCGGGCTTCGGCAACGGGCTCGCCTGCTACACGTGCCACGGGCAGTTCGGCGCCCACGCGCAGCTCTTCGTGCGCTACGACCGCGACGGCCGCTACCGCGCCGACGCGACGGGTGCGCAGCGGGCGGGCGGCGAGCTCGGCGTGAGCGACGTGGAGGGGCTCTACGCGTCGCACTTCGTCGACCCCGAGCGCGCGCGCGACGAGCGCACCGAGATGCTCGGACAGGAGGTCGCGTCGCTGCCGGACGCGGCGCGCGTGATCGCGACGAGCCCCGCGTTCCTGCCGTGCGCGACGCGTCATCTGCTCGCGTACGGCTTCGATCTCGCGGAGCCCTCCGGGCCCGCGATCGACGCACGCACGGTCGACGAGATCGTGCGCGACGCAGGGCCCGATCCCTCGCTGCGCGCGCTCGCGCGCGCCGCGTTCCTGCACCCCGACGTGATCCGCGCCGCGCTCGCCGCGAACGAGGCCCGATGACCAAGCCGTACGTCGATCGACTGCCCTCGTCGCAGCGCCGGACGTTCCTCAAGTGGCTCGCGCTCGCGAGCGCGGCGCCCGCGCTCTCGACGTCGTTCCGCGCGCGCATCCGAGACGCCGCGCTCGGCCGCGCGCACGCGCAGCTGCCGCCCGACGCGACGTTCCTCGTCGAGATCTGCATGCGCGACCAGCTCGACTTCGGGCACGTGATGGTGCCGCCGGGGCTCGCGCGCCACGCCTCGCTGCGCCGCGGCGAGCACGGCCGGCAATGCGCGCTCTTCTACCGGCAGGACGAGCTGATCGAGGCCGCGCCCGACGTGTTCCTCACGCCGCAGTCCGAGGTGCTGCGCCCGTACGTCGGCGACATCGCGATGATGGAGCTCTGCGAGCTCACCGACGGTCCGGTGCACGGGCACGAAGCGGCGAACCCGGTGCGCTCGCCCGGTCGCACGCGCGCGCAGGGCAACGGCCGCATCGCGATGTGGGAAGGCGAGCCGGGCGGCGACAGCTCCGAGGGCGCGTTCTACTCGAGCACGCCCACGCCCTTGGCGCTGCACAACTGGTGGCAGCGCCAGCACGACGGGACGATCCACAACGCGGTCGTCATCAAGGGCACCGAGCGCGCCCACGCGATGTACCACTTCGGCGCGGGGCTGCCGGGGAGCGAGCCCGATCGCTTCCAGACCGTCGACGCGCTGATGCGCGAGTTCCCCGCGACCGCGATCGATCGCAACGTGCTGCCCGATCCCGGCGAGGCCGAGCTGGTGCGTCGCTTCCTCGGTCGGGTCGATCCGCGGCTCTTGGAGTCGCGCGGGTACTCGGCCGCGGCGGTGAGCGCGCACGACGCGCAGCTCGACGACGTGCAGCGTCTCCTGCACCTCGGCGCACCGCGGGTGGTCGATCTGCGGCTGACCGAGGAGGACGTCGCGTTCTGGTCGGCGGATGTGCCGGCGCGCTACGGGCGCACCCGCATCGACGCGTGGGAGCAGGCGGCGTACGCGTTCAAGCTGATCGAGGGCGGGCTCGTGCGCAGCGTCGCGATCGAGATCGACGTCGGCGACGTGCACGGCGAGCGCACCGAGGCGCAGATGCGCGATCAGACGCTGACGACGGTGCTGCCGCTCGTCAGGCTGATCGAGCGCTTCCAGGCCGCGGGGATCTGGGATCGCACGCTGATCGCGATCTCGAGCACCGACGGAGGGCGCGCGCCGGCCGCAGGCTCGTCGGGCGACGAGGGGAAGAACGGGTTCCTCCTCGCGGGCGGTCGCATCCGCGGCGGCTACTACGGCGACGTGCGCGTCGCGGGTGACGACGGCGACGGGCACCGCTACAGCTATCACATGCCCGACGGCGCGAGCGGCGCGGCGATCGCGGAGGGCACGCTCGTGAACGATCGGCGCATGAGCGGCGCGCCGGTGTGGAGGACGATCGCGCGCGCGCTCGACGTGCCCGACGAGGCGGTGATGCGCTTCCCCGACATCGCGAGCGCGCGCGCGTGTCAGTGGATGCTGAAGTGATCAGTCGCTCCGCCGGCGCTTCGCCATCCGAGCGCGCGCGCGATCACTCCTCGGTCGCTGCGGGCTCCGCGGGCACCGGCACGGTGCCGAACACCAGCCGATAACCGCCCGGCGCGGGAAGGCGCGCCTCGATGCGGCCGTCGGTCCACGTCGCGTCGACGAGCTCCCAGCCGCTGCACAGGTTCGCGACGTTCGGCAGCGGATCGAGGCCCTCGCGACAGATCGTCGCCTGCTCCATCGCGAGCACGAGGCGCAGGTTCGCGCGCCCGGGATCCCGCGGCTGTCGCAGCGACACGACGACCGGGCTGCGCGTCGCGTTGATCGCGCCGTCGAACGAGACGATCGGGCCCACGCGGCGGAAGCCCTCCGCGACGTGCGCGGGGTTCAGCGCGGCGCGCGCCGTGGCGACGCGCATGCGGCGCGCATCGCCGATCGGCAGGCCGGCGGGGACGAACACGCGGAAGCCGCTGCCGAGCTCGAAGGTCATGCCCGCTTGACCGACGGCGGCGGTCGCTTCGTCGCGCCCGCGCGTCGTGGGCGGCTCGGCGGGCGCGGCGGCGGTCTCGTCGTCCGCGTGGTCTTCCTGCGCACGCGACTGCGGCGCAGCGAGCGCGAGCAGGAGCGAGAGGGTCGCGAGGGCGATGACGGATGGACGCATCGACATGGCGTGGCCTCCAGAGGTGGTCGATTTCATGTAGCGCAAACTCGCATCAGCGCGCGGCGAGCACGCTCACGACGATGCCCGCGAGCACGAGCGCGAAGAACGCGCCCGTGGAGCCGAGGAAGCGTCGATGGACGGCGTGGCCCGACTCCTTCCAGGTGTCGCGCGCGTAGAAGCGCCAGCCCTGGAAGAACAGCGCGCCGAGCGAGACGTCGTCGCGGCGATGCGGCAGCAGCAGCAGCGCGTGCACGGCCGCGCTCAGCCAGGCGAGGAACGCGAGCGCACCGATCCCGATCGCGAGGAGCTGGGCCATTCGCACAGGGTATCCGAGCTCACTCGACGTCGCGCGGGGGCGCGACCTCGAGCGGGCGCGGCGCGAGCACCGTGATCGCCCCCGGCGCGTCGGCGGGATGCGCGATCACCGCGAGCCCCTCGAGCGTGCCGTGCACCGACCAGCGCAGCGGCAGCGGGAGCACCGCCGCCACACCCGCCTCCATCGCGGGCAGCGTGACGCGCACGAAGCGCGGCTCGCGACGCGCGACGTCCAGCGCGCCGCGATCGCGCACCAGCTGGAGGAGCGCCTCGTCGGCCTCGACGCCCGCGGGGAGCTGCAGGTCGACCACCACGCCGCTCGGGATGCGCTCACGCGCACGCACCGTGAGCTCGAGCGCGGCGACGTCGCCGGCGTCGCCGGGATCGCCGTCGAGCGAGAGCTCGATCGGCGCGCGATCGATCGCGCGGAACGGCAGATCGAGCACCGTCTCGGCGCGCGCGATCACGTGCACGCCGGGCCCGCCGCGGCGCAGCGAGACGTCGACATCGCGCGCGTGGTCGATCGGGATCACCGCGATTCCATTCGTGAATTCGACAGCGTACGAGCGACCGTTCGCGACCAGCGCGAGAGAGGGCGCATCGCCGGCGCCGAGCACGCCGTAGCTCGCGGCGGCGAGCATCCAGAAGAGCGGCTCGCCGCCGCGCCGCGCGATCACGTGATCGCGATCGAGCGCGCCCGCGACGAGGCGCACCGCGAGCTCGCTCTCGCCGAGCTGATGCGCGGCGAGCGCGAGAGCGAGCGTCGACGAGAGCTGCTCGAAGCCGCTGTCGCGCGGCTCGCGCGTGCGCACCACGAGACCACCGCCGCTCTCGACGTCGACGACCGCGGCGCGGGCGCGCTCGAACATCACGCGTCCGTACGCGTCGCGCGGATCGGCGAGCAACAGGCCCGCGGCGAGGCGCGCGAGCACGACGGGCTCCTCGGGCACCCGACGCAGCGCGCGTCGGATGCGGGTGCGAAGCTGCGCCGCGTACGCGCTCACCGGATCGAGCTCGGCTTCTTCGGCATCGGCAGGATCGGGCACGCCTGCGGCGGCGAGCGCGACGAGCTGCTGCGACCACGACGCGAGGTCGTCGCTCGAGGTCGACTGCAGCGCCCAGCGCGCGCGCTGCAGCGCGGCGGCCGCGTCGTCGTCCTCCTCGGCGAGCGCGGAGAGCGCGACGATCGCGCATGCCGTCGCGACCGCGCGATCGTGGCCGGTGAACGATCCGTCGGGCTGCTGCGCCGAGAGAAGTCGCGCGCGCAGCTCGGGATCGATCGGTGCGCCCGCCATCGTCGCTGCCCAAGCGAGGGTCGCCGCGTCGTGCTCGCGGCGCTCGACGAGATCGGGATCGCGATGCAGCGCGCTCGGGTGCATCACGACGACGCGCGCGATCGCGCGCGTCGCGCTCGCGGGCTGCTCGAGGCGCGTCTGCCACTGCTCGCGGAAGAGCGCGGTCGCGCTGCGCACGCGCCACGGATGCAAGCCGGCGTCGACCGCCACGCGCCAGCGCACGGTGCGGATCGGCTCGTTCGACTCGCTGAGCGTGATCGTCGCCTCGCCCGCGCCGATCGCGGTGCCGCGCAGCTCGATCGTGATCGCGCGCGCAGTGCCCGCGGGCAGCGCGAGGGACTCGCTGGTGCCCTCGATCGGCGCAGCACCGCCCACCGTGATCGCGAGCTGGCGATCCTGCGGCGACGCGTTCGTCACGACGAGCGACAGTGACACCGGCTCGCCCGCGCGCAGCCGCGCCGGCATCGCGCCGGTGACGATCAGGGGCGCACCGAGCCGCGCGCGTGCCTCGGCGAGCGCGACGCTGCCCTCGGGCGTGAACGCGACCACGAGCGCGCCCCAGGTGCGCGGCTCTTCGTCGATGTCGAGCGCGACGCGCTCGCCGAGCGTCACGATGCGACCGCCCGCGCCGACGCCGGGCTCGGTGGGACGGCGCAGCGCGAGCGGCTCGGGATCGACCTCGAGCTCACCGGGGAGATCGTTCCAGAGGCGCGCGCCCTGTTCCTGCGCGGCCGCCGCGGGCTGCGAGGGCACCGCGCCGACCGAGACCGGCACGATGCCGCCGTGCTGCAGCAGCTCGATCGTCGCGCGACCGAGCTCGGCGCCGCGCAGCCGCGCGACGAGCGCGTCCTCGCCGACCGCCTCGGCGTAGGGCGAGCCCGAGGGCAGCACGCGCGCGCTGGGATCGGCGACGTCGTCGCCGTTGCCAGGAATCCCGTCGGGCCCGCTCGAGAAGAGCTCCCATCCCGGCAGGGGCGACCACGCAGCGAAGCGCGCACGACCGGTGATCGCGCGCAGCACGAAGGGGCGGCCCCACGCGTCCACGAGCTCGCGCGCCGGGATCTGCCCAACTCCGTCGATCCACATCGAGGAGAGATGACGCAGCCAGGTCGAGGGATCGCCGAGGCGCGCCCACGGTAGGTCGAACCCGTTCGACTGCACGAAGCGGCGCAGCGCGACCATCAGCCGATAGAGCCGCTCGCGCGTGATGCGCGCGGCGACGCGATCGTAGGTGAACGCGGGATCGACACGACGCAGCTGCTCGATGGTGAGCGGCTCGCCGCCGAGCCCGGTCGCGCCCTCCGCGCCGAGATCGCCCGAGCCCTCGAGCGCGGCGAGGATCTGCGCGTTGAAGTCCCAGCGCCCGTTCGTCTGCACCGCGACGTCGTCGATGCGCCCCGGGACCGCGCCCGCGACCTGACGCTCGATCGCCGAGAACACGAGCGCGAGGCGCCCGGTGAGGAAGCGCGACTGCGCGCGCCAGGGATCGCGCAGCAGTCCCTGCGCGACGGGATCGTCGGGCGTGGGCATCGGGATCGTGCGTCCTTCGCGGAGCACGAAGGGCGCGCCCACGTCGATCGGCGTCGCCGCGGAGAGCGCGCCTGCGATCAGCGCCGGGCTCGCGGTCGCGGGCTCGGTGCGCAGCGTCGCGAGCGGGCCGAGCGCGTCGTGTCGGATCGTCTGCGCGAGCGCGCGCGCCTCGTCGAGCGGCAGCGCGATCGTCCACGCGCGCGCGGTGATCACGTCGGACGTGGTCGACGCGGTGCGGAGCCCGCTCGCGTCGAGCGCCGCATCGATCGCGAGCGGTGCGCCGGCCTCGGCGAACACCAGCGCGCTGCCGCCGCGTACCTCGCGTCCCTCGATGATCGGGCGCGCGCGCACCAGCAGCGGGCCGGCGACGTCCTCGGGGATCGGGAGCTCGATGCGGGTCTCGCCCGGCGCGAGCACGCGCGCTGCCACCGCGTGCTGCAGGCCGCTCTCGACCGCGAGCACCGACACCGCGATCGGCGCGCGCGCGACCGACGCGGCGCGCGCGATCTCGAGACGCAACAACGCGCCGCTGCGCACCCGCACCTCGTCGGCGCGCACGCGCGCGGTGCCGTCGGCGTCGAGCGGAAGGCACACCTCGCGCTCGAACGCGCGCGGACCATCGCCGACGCGGATCGTCACCGCGGCCTGCGCGTCGCCGCCACAGTGTCCGCTCGCGTCGTTGCCGGTGATCGAGACGTCGAACGTCGCCACGCCGCTGGCGTCGGTGGTCGCGGTGCGCTCCGCGCCGAGCCGTGGCCCCGAGATGCGCACCGGCACGCCTGCGCTCGCCGCGCGTCCTTCGAGATCGACGACGCGGACGAAGATGCGCCCGCCGAGCTCCGGGATCAGCGCGCCGCCTTCGACCGCGAGCGACGCGACGTGATCGACGCGCGACACCCGCACCGTTGCCTGACCGTCGCCGCGCCCCAGGCCTTCGCGCGTGACCGTCGCGTGGATCGTCGCGTCCGACCACGCGCCGCCGATCGCCGGCGCGCGCCACGCCATGCGCGTGCGGCCCGTCGCGTCGGTGCGCGCGGTGCGACCGGGATCGTCGTGCTCGAAGCCCGAGAGCTCGACGAGCGCGTTCGGCACCGGACGCCCATCGGGACGCCGCGCGACCACGTCGACCGCGATCGCGGCGCCGGGCTCGATCACGCGGCGCTCGGGCGCGATCGACACCAGCAGCGCAGGCGCAGCCGGCTCGGCGACGAGCGCGCTCGCACGCGCGCTCACCACGTTCTCCTCGGCGTCCTCGGCGCGCGCCTCGATGCTCACCTGACCGACCACGTCGCGACCCACCGCGAAGACGTGCGCGAAGAGGCCCGCGGCGTCGGTGCGCACCACGATGGGCGCGCCGAGCGGATGATCGTGTGCGTCGCGCGCGACGAGGCGCACCTCGACGTTCGCGATCGCACGCCCGGTGCGCGCTTCGCTGAGACGACCGAACGCGTGCACGCGTCCTTCACGCGGCACCTGAGCGCGCGCGACCCAGAGCTGGATCGCGCGAGGCTCGGTCACGCGGACCGTGAGCTCGAAGCGGCGCACCACACCGCGCGAGAGCACGCGCAGCACCACCGGGAACGCGTCCGGCGCGTCCTCGGGAATCGCGAGCTCGAGCGTCGCGCGGCCCGACGCGTCGGTCCGCATCGGGACCGTCGGAGCGCTGGGATCGAGCGCGGTGGTGAGCTGGATCCCGGCGTCGGCACCGGGGCGCAGATCGCTGGTGCCGATCACCTCGTACGCGGTGAGCAACCACCGCAGATGCCCGCCGCGCGGCGCGCTGAGCGCCCCTTCGAGCCCGAGCTCGAGCCCCTGGATCTCGGCGCCGCGCAGCGACGTGCGGCCCGCGCTCTGGGCGGCCGCGGAGGCGGTGAATAGCGAGATCGCGAGCAGAATCGAGATGTTACGCATCATCATCGCGCCACCTCCCACAGCGGGCGCGGCATCGGCACCGGAGGTCTGGGCTCGGGCGGCGGCGACGCGTCGGCCTCGGGCGGCTCGGGCTCGGGGCCGTCGTCGGCGATCACGAGCTCGCGCGAGGGCAGCACGCTCACCGCGCGCACGTCGGCGCGCGGCGGCGCGGCGTCGTCCCACGCGCTCGCGCCGAGGCCGCGCAGCGTGCCGCCGACCGACCAGCGGGCGCGCACCGGGATCGCGGTGAAGCCGCCGGGCGCCATCGGACGCAGGTGCAGGCGCAGCGTGGCGCCCTCGAGCTCGGGCGGTGCGGCGAGCAGCGCGGTCATCGCCTCGCGCGTGGGCTCGTCGAGCTCGGCGCCCGCGGGCAATTCGATCTCGACGATCGGTCGCGCGATCACCCGCGCGCCGCGGTTGTGCACGGTGAGCAGCGAGCCCGAGCGCACGTCGCGCGCGCCGGTCTCGCCGGTCCACGCGAGATCGAGGCGCGCGCTGCGCGCGGGCGCGACGTCCCACGGGAGCGCGTAGCGCAGATCGATCGTCGCGAGGGCGAGCGCGCCCTCGGGCAACGTGATCACGATGCGATGCGCGCCCGGCGCGCCGAGCCCGTCGAGCGTCGCGCTCGCGACGCCGCCCTCGAGCGCGCTCTCGATCGCGCGTCCGTCGAGCGTCACCGCGATCGACTCGATCGCCCCGCGCGTGAGCAGCGCGGCGGCCGCCGATGCGAGCGCGCGCACCCGAGGCGGCCATCGGTGCGCGCCGCGCGCGATGTCGGCGATGTTGCGGAGCAGCGGCATCGCGCCTTCTGGCTCGCCCATCGCGATGCGCGCGAGCGCGAGGTGCGCGGTGGGCTCGACGCGCGGCTCGATGCCGCCGTCGTCGGCGTCGGGCTCGAGCCACGCCTGATCGCCTCCGTCGGACGAGCGCAGCGCGAAGACGTGGCGCTCGGCGCGGCGCAGCATCTCGCTCGCGCGCGGATCGTCGGCGCCACGGCGGCTCAGCGCGAGCGCGGCGGCGACACGCGCCCACGTCGCGGGCGCGTCGGAGGCACGCGCGCCTTCGGCCGACGCGAGGCGGCGAAGGCGATCGACGAGGCGCAGCAGATCGTCGCGCGCGCTCGGGTGCGCATCGACGTCGCGGATCGCCGGCGCGAGCGCGACGAGCATCGCCGACGCGGGCGCGAACACCGGCATGTCGGGGCGCACGATGCGCGCGTCGCGCACCTCCTCGGGCAGCTGCGTCGCGAGCGAGCGCAGCGCGGCGGCCGCCGCGTCCTCGCTCAGGTTGGGCAGCGTCCATCCCGCCCCGAGCAGCGTCGCGAGGTGCAGCGGGTCCCAGCCGCGGAACCAGCCCTCGTCGACGCCGGGGTCGGTCGGCAGCTGCGAGAGCACCGCGTCGCGCGCGACGTCGGGCATCGGGCGGCGCGCCATCGCGAGCGCCCAGGCGGCCTGCACCGCGTCTCCATCGCTCGCCCACTCCGCGGGGTCGCCGACGATCGCGCCGCCCACCGCGACGCGCAGCTGACCGGGGCCGCGCTGCAGCGCGCGCGCGGGCACGTCGATCGTGATCTCGTCGCCGCTCCCCACGAGCTCGCGACGCTGCTCGACCACGCGTCGTGCGTCCTCGATCACCACGATCGGCCGGCGCACCGCGTCGAGCGCGGTGCCGTCCTCGCGCAGCGCGCGCACCACGATCGCGCCCTCACCGGCGGCGCGCGCACGCACCACCGCGATCGCCTCGCGCGAGTCGCCGGGCGGGATCTCGATCGGCGCGAGCGGCTCGACGTCGAGCCCTGCCGCGCCCTCGATCGTGATCTCGAAGCGCGCGCGCAGCGGCTCGGTGGTGCGATTCTGCACGCGCACCGGCAGGCGCATCAGGTCGCCGATGCGCGCGGCGGGCGGCACCGGCGCGTCGACCATCGCTTCCTGATCGACGCGGACCCTGCCGCGACCCGAGGTGATCCAGCCCGACGTGGTCCAGCCGATCGCCTCGAGGCGATACGTCGTGAGCGCGTCGGCGAGCGGGATCGTGATGCGCGCGGTGCCGCTCGCATCGAGCGCGACCTCGCCGACGAAGAACAGCGTCGCGGGGAACTCCTCGCGCACCACCGAGCCCATTGCCTGGAGGCGATCCGGCGCGACGGGCTGCGCGGGGGCCTGGGC includes:
- a CDS encoding 5'-nucleotidase C-terminal domain-containing protein translates to MRGEVVKTAIAMLAIAVVVPVVARAQSSYDVQSRTIARVLASGGIGGRFGRPLCQHGLTIEPSQSALFTYALVREARSPDAPMVLDTGGLLAPHGVARFAAVSDPTALAELVDRLGYRALAFGVEELGAPRASLLDVIRSLRRRRIPSIATNLRCEDEAVVLCDLLVDAGDRPSVHVVDGRPMAVLAFLPDDAATQIAPENSAGLSIVPIAERMPEEVRTARAMGAEVVVAVAAIETEAALELARELPEDGRPDLLLLAGSGELLFARPSTVVPAIAEAPRGDAVEILIREGLLRAGYEMVVQPLGGRGIDVGEPVLDFLDRIGEDYCAEWGRVLGGGLLTRELDANGLAELAARVVLEAADADVSVINLGAIDERWRTAREDALTASDLYIALEYDEPLVVADVPASWVVELARRSADQHLVTPGLERDGDGARVLGRPVNARATYRVVTLRFLASGGDGALPALPEGTTWSPLDVGTLRSVVLERLQRGSELDAREALEDPAVTPEWIVSANADGSFSGSSIDNPRRPDGTPLYDSALLNRGDTIALGLEINLRADATAPDWSWENSGLLRYRAQWTPSMTPGVAGAFAEAVDQIQLRSLGAWRGLRVDPAHWYVPDAYAEIFLESELSEPPGRGWHWMLFRPTIGARFPLTSELDVKLSTGLQAQLLDPNGEAEWGVGAVVQLRPWDIARIEQRHVTLQGLLDWFVVDLGDQNRWQLRGSFDAMFDLAGPLALTLGVRLYMQQERADQLGVALDATAGLRLGWLGRAVGPEL
- a CDS encoding alpha-2-macroglobulin family protein, translated to MMMRNISILLAISLFTASAAAQSAGRTSLRGAEIQGLELGLEGALSAPRGGHLRWLLTAYEVIGTSDLRPGADAGIQLTTALDPSAPTVPMRTDASGRATLELAIPEDAPDAFPVVLRVLSRGVVRRFELTVRVTEPRAIQLWVARAQVPREGRVHAFGRLSEARTGRAIANVEVRLVARDAHDHPLGAPIVVRTDAAGLFAHVFAVGRDVVGQVSIEARAEDAEENVVSARASALVAEPAAPALLVSIAPERRVIEPGAAIAVDVVARRPDGRPVPNALVELSGFEHDDPGRTARTDATGRTRMAWRAPAIGGAWSDATIHATVTREGLGRGDGQATVRVSRVDHVASLAVEGGALIPELGGRIFVRVVDLEGRAASAGVPVRISGPRLGAERTATTDASGVATFDVSITGNDASGHCGGDAQAAVTIRVGDGPRAFEREVCLPLDADGTARVRADEVRVRSGALLRLEIARAASVARAPIAVSVLAVESGLQHAVAARVLAPGETRIELPIPEDVAGPLLVRARPIIEGREVRGGSALVFAEAGAPLAIDAALDASGLRTASTTSDVITARAWTIALPLDEARALAQTIRHDALGPLATLRTEPATASPALIAGALSAATPIDVGAPFVLREGRTIPMPTPDDPVAQGLLRDPWRAQSRFLTGRLALVFSAIERQVAGAVPGRIDDVAVQTNGRWDFNAQILAALEGSGDLGAEGATGLGGEPLTIEQLRRVDPAFTYDRVAARITRERLYRLMVALRRFVQSNGFDLPWARLGDPSTWLRHLSSMWIDGVGQIPARELVDAWGRPFVLRAITGRARFAAWSPLPGWELFSSGPDGIPGNGDDVADPSARVLPSGSPYAEAVGEDALVARLRGAELGRATIELLQHGGIVPVSVGAVPSQPAAAAQEQGARLWNDLPGELEVDPEPLALRRPTEPGVGAGGRIVTLGERVALDIDEEPRTWGALVVAFTPEGSVALAEARARLGAPLIVTGAMPARLRAGEPVSLSLVVTNASPQDRQLAITVGGAAPIEGTSESLALPAGTARAITIELRGTAIGAGEATITLSESNEPIRTVRWRVAVDAGLHPWRVRSATALFREQWQTRLEQPASATRAIARVVVMHPSALHRDPDLVERREHDAATLAWAATMAGAPIDPELRARLLSAQQPDGSFTGHDRAVATACAIVALSALAEEDDDAAAALQRARWALQSTSSDDLASWSQQLVALAAAGVPDPADAEEAELDPVSAYAAQLRTRIRRALRRVPEEPVVLARLAAGLLLADPRDAYGRVMFERARAAVVDVESGGGLVVRTREPRDSGFEQLSSTLALALAAHQLGESELAVRLVAGALDRDHVIARRGGEPLFWMLAAASYGVLGAGDAPSLALVANGRSYAVEFTNGIAVIPIDHARDVDVSLRRGGPGVHVIARAETVLDLPFRAIDRAPIELSLDGDPGDAGDVAALELTVRARERIPSGVVVDLQLPAGVEADEALLQLVRDRGALDVARREPRFVRVTLPAMEAGVAAVLPLPLRWSVHGTLEGLAVIAHPADAPGAITVLAPRPLEVAPPRDVE
- a CDS encoding DUF1501 domain-containing protein, giving the protein MTKPYVDRLPSSQRRTFLKWLALASAAPALSTSFRARIRDAALGRAHAQLPPDATFLVEICMRDQLDFGHVMVPPGLARHASLRRGEHGRQCALFYRQDELIEAAPDVFLTPQSEVLRPYVGDIAMMELCELTDGPVHGHEAANPVRSPGRTRAQGNGRIAMWEGEPGGDSSEGAFYSSTPTPLALHNWWQRQHDGTIHNAVVIKGTERAHAMYHFGAGLPGSEPDRFQTVDALMREFPATAIDRNVLPDPGEAELVRRFLGRVDPRLLESRGYSAAAVSAHDAQLDDVQRLLHLGAPRVVDLRLTEEDVAFWSADVPARYGRTRIDAWEQAAYAFKLIEGGLVRSVAIEIDVGDVHGERTEAQMRDQTLTTVLPLVRLIERFQAAGIWDRTLIAISSTDGGRAPAAGSSGDEGKNGFLLAGGRIRGGYYGDVRVAGDDGDGHRYSYHMPDGASGAAIAEGTLVNDRRMSGAPVWRTIARALDVPDEAVMRFPDIASARACQWMLK